The Deltaproteobacteria bacterium region ATCTGGGCAATGCGCCGCCTGTTTTTCCGCAAACGAAAACAATCGAGATTGCTGAAGGCGCCGAGCTTCCTAGCATTGATTGGCTCACTCTTTATTCCGAAGCCGAAGCCGACAGCGACTACCCGTTTGAATGTCATATAGGTGATCCGGAAGGCGATACGCCCAATTGCGAGCATGAGACAGACTGGGTTGGCTGTGGCACGGTGACTATGGCTGCTGAGGGTTGGATTCGGGCTGCCATTGATGTGCGGTATGCCGACTTGCCGTCGATAGACTGTGGCCGGGTTGTTGTGACACGGGAGTCAGCAGTCCAGGGCCCGTGTGATTTTATCGATTGTGAAGATGGCTACGTCTGTATCGGCGAGGGTGAATGCGTGGCTGCGACGCCGGTAGAAATTTCGATAGCCTGGAATGAGCAAGAGCGAGACCGTCAATTTATTGTGGTGGCTGAAGAGGGATTCAGTGGGACTTTGAGCTTTCGAGTTGAGTCTGCACTGCAGAATATTACAGCTCTTTCAACGCCGCAGCTTGTTGCCGTGAACTCTTCAGCAGGTGGAACAACGCTCGGTGAACCTATCCCTGGCACGAGTTGTAGCTGGGTCTCTGCGCCTCCAGGTCTTCAGCTCTACGTTGATTGTGAAGGGTCAGGCGGCGATGTGGGTGCTTTGGAAAACAGCATGGTGGCCTTGTCCATAGAGTATGGCTTAGAAGGCTATGACGAAGCTGCGTTTTCAAATCATCAGAAATTTCGGGTGTTGGGTTTAGCCGAAAGCACGAGCACGCCTATGATTCTACAAGCTTTGCCTGCCTTCGGGAGTATTTCCAAGGAGTCAGAAATTGTTCAGCTTTGGGTTCAGCTGGGTTATCATCAAGCGCAAGGCGAAACGGCGGGCAGTACTGAACTCAGGCTCGAGGCAACCATCGCGCAAGCAGATGGCACCACCTCAGTAGCGGTTCTCGAGACGCCGTATCTTACAAATCTTCAGTGGGCCTTGGCTTCTGAGGGTACGGTTTCCAAATGGGTCTTGCTCGAGTTAAATCGCGGTAATTACGCTGAACTCTTTCCAGGTGCAGGCTTGCTTTCATTGACCCTCTCACGGCCGGGTGATGATGAAGTCTGGAGCGAAGCAGATCAGCTTTCGGGTGGTTTTGGTTTTAGTGATTCCACTCCTACTTTCATCGCTCACGATGTAGGGCTCCACTTCCCGGCGGATTATCCAGTCTTAGGTAGAAGCCCTGACATTGAGTTGCCAATGCGTGGTTTAGGACCCAACCGGGGTGGTTACGTGGTTCATATCGGCGAGCAAGCGGGCGAAGGTATTCAGTCGGATGACCCGAATCGCGATCCCTCTATTCTCTTTGGCTTGTCGGTAAGTGGTGGGCATCAGCTCAATGTGATGAGTAAGGTACGCAGTGAACTTGGTCTTGCGGGAGCGCCTACATCCGGTCAAGCCCTTACAACGATAGACAGCGTTCAGCCTACTCAGCCAGCGAGCCTGGCATTTAATCAACTCTTTGTTGATAACGTTGAAGCAGGCCCCGTGCACCAGCTGGTGAGTTATTCATTGTTGGGTTCGCTTAAGCGCCTGCTTTGGGACCCGGTGGAGCAACGGCTTATTGTCGTTGGTGAAAACGGCATGGAATTCTTTACTGCTGACCAATCGGCGGATCAGGCCCAGTCATTTTCTGGAGCGGTTGAGCTTGGAAGCGAGTCAATAGTGACGCTCCCTGGTCAGGGTGAACCTTGCTCTGGTAAAATTCTAGATGCGACCATGGGGTATACCTTGGCTGCAAACGGGGTCTGGGAATCGGAAGTAGCATTGTTGGTGCTTCCCAATACCGAAGCGCCCACTGTCCAGCATTGTACGTATTTCAGGCAAACAGCTGCGTTCAGCCAGCTTTCCTTCACAAATATAGCAGATGGTCAGGGGGGCTGCGGGTCTTCATTGTCGACTGACGAGTTAGTCTTCGCTTACAACCCAATGAACCGGTCGTACTGGTTACTCTCGGGTCAGTGCTTGGTTGGGTACAACACACTCGATTCCGAAAATATGTTCGGTATTAATCTCATCGCTGCAGTCCCAACAGGAGGTGGCGCGAGTAACCAATCACCATCGAGCTTGACGATTGAGCCTCACAGCGGCGTTGCAATAGCTAAGTATCTTCAGAATGGAAGCCCGCGATACAAACGGTTTGTGCTGGGAAGCGACATTAGGCAAACGCCGCTGGGTGCGCCGGTCGCACAGCGCACGGGTATGGTCTACGACGCATTCCGGGGTTGGACCTGGGAGGTTGCGGGGCTTTGGGATGCAAACGGCGGCAGTCCTGCATGGTATTGGATGCCATCGGCTGGGGAGTTGTCCGTAGGAGATTTAGAGCAATCGTTCGTCGAGGGCCTCGGTATCTCGCACATGGTGATGGATGCCTCACGGGATGTGATTTATTCGCTGAAGTTCGAGTACCGAGGGAATGATGGTTTTGTGGTCACGCAGGAAGTTAATGAGATAGCGGAAGACGTTTCGAATATTTCTTTGCGGGCAGTGGGTACACAGCTCTACCGCAGTTACGATTCACCATCTGATATTGACGGTGACGGACTGACCGATTTTGATGAGACTGTATTTGGTACGGGCGTGGATGAGGCCACAACGTCTTGGAGTGCAGCGAACTTACCGGGGATTAACCAGCCAGTCATCGGCATGGTTTTGATGGGACCGCAGGTTGTTGCGGGATTGCCTCCGGAAATATCCGTCGGTGATATCCTAACTATCCAAGGAAGTGGGTTCACTGGAGATGTTTCTCGAGATGAGGTGTGTGTTCAGGGAGTTTGTGTGGCTCCCATTGCGTCCACCCCAACCTCTATCACCTTCCGTGTACCTCAAGTATTTACCAGCTTAGATTCTTCGTTGCGCGCTTACGTGACGGTGTTTGATGGTCATCGAATGTCGGGTCCAGTGCCCGGAGAGTCGAAGTTGGTTCCGATAGCTCCGTATTGGCGCGGAGAGAATGTAAGCTCACCTTCTTTTGGTTGCACTGCTTTTGGTGGTGCGTGTATCGGTGGCGGTTTCATTCAGACGATATCAGATACTTATTTATCGGTTTATGACGGGGCGTCTTCCAGCGCCTATCGAGTAGATGCAGATACGGGCGCTCTAAGTACGATAGATTCAACCAACTTCAGCATGGATCTTGGTTTATCATCCGTTTCCCCGCTGGGTTCTGGGATGACCCTTGGGCTTGGTCAAGGCACTGGAGGTACGCCGCTTTTCTACGAGGCTCGAGGGACTGCCCCCATGGGCGAGTTCGCGGATTTACCGGCGCAGAATTTTTGGAGTTCAGATTTGGCCGCGTCGCGCTCGAGCAGTGTCTCGCAGCCTATTAGATTCAATAACCAAACTCTCGAAGATGCGTATTTTGATGCTAAAATCCTAGTAAGCCCGGACCTGGCGGATGTGGCCCTGGGTAACCAGATTGATGCAGCCAACACCATCCAAGGTTGGGCTGGATTTAAGCGCCATGTTCGGCAACCTGCATCCGCCCCCGATATACTTCCTGATGCTGACGATTCGAGAGTGGTGGCCATGTTGCCCGGCTTAGGTGGTTTTGCCCACGCGCCTACCGCCGGAGCAATACAAATTGAGACGGTCAGCTTTGTTAATGGTTCTGAGAGTATGGATGTCAGTTCTCTTTGCGGCTGGGGAGAGGTTGAGCTGTTTAACCTGCAGACCGCTTCTGCTCGGCATATGATTATTGGCGCCGCGGTCTTAGCTCAATCGCCACTTCAGCTAGGTGTTATAAAGCTTAATAGAGACTCGACAGAATCGCAGTGGGAAACACACTGCGCCACCCAGCAATTTGAGAACGTGAGTACCTTGGAGACTGGTGGCCTGCATTCGGCAATGGCCAGTAATGGTGCTTACTTTGCAACTGGTGTGCAAAGTAATGGGCTTTTTGAACTCTATGTTTGGGAAACACAGGGCTCGAAGTTTAAGCTTATTCATAAGACGAGCGTCGAATATGGCATGATTGGGCTTGAGTTCAGTGGGTCAGGTAAAGAGCTTTATGTGCTCGGCTATAGCAACTTAACCGTCTTAAAGTTCAATAAGAGTCCTGTGGAATAGCTGTCGCCATGAGTCGCATAAAGGCGTGACCGCAAAAAAAAGCCGAGAGCAACGTATCGCTGCTCTCGGCTTTCAATCATTCAATCTTTAGAATCTTACTGATTCAATGCCTCAATAACCTGGTTGCCCAGGCCTTCCGCGTAGCCATCGCCCGCGTAGAGAAGTTCCATTGTGTAACCATTCATGATGGCGTTCATTGGAAATCCCTGGCCGATACCACTTACGCGGTTCAGCACTGCATTCATGGCGGCTGAGGACTGTGTAGCGTAAAGCATTTGGCTTGGGTCTACGCCTTCAGATTGTGCGTAGCTCAAGCAACCAGACTGGCTGGTTACGTCGTCAGCGATAATGTAGAACGCAAGGTTTTCTGCGCCTACCTGCTGCTGAGCTTGACGAGCTTCTGCGATTTGCTGCGGACAGTATCCACACCAAGTAGCAGAACCAATAAGCCAAGTGATGCGGCTTGAACCACAGGAGTCATGCAGGCTAACGCTATCGCCGTTGCAGTTGGTTAACGTAAAGTTTCCAATTTGGTCACCTATGTTAGTACCTGTGCCATTTTCCGGTGCTGAGCATTCTCCGGGTGTTCCTGGATTGATGGAGCCACCACTGGAATCGCCGGTGGAGCCATCACTGGAACCACCTGTCGAGCCGGCCGGCGCATCGCCGTCGTCTAGGACAGTCGTCCAATTGTAGCCATGCGCACACCAGTTTTCACCGCTAGGAACCGGGACGGATGTGAACGTTGAGTCGATGGTCACTTCAACCAGTTCCATGTTTTGCAGTTCGATGTCGAAGGTGCTACCCGCGCCGCCCAATTCATTGATTTGAACTGTGCCTTGCTCTGCATAGAAATATTTCTGGCACTGAAGTCCATTGGCACCTTCCGTGCAGCCCTTGTAGACCAATACGCACAGACCGCAATCCGCGTAGTTGCTACCATCGAGCTCATATGTCCCCGGAGCGGTCGGACCATTGTATGGCGCGCCTTGGTAACTCTCTACGATAACGAAGTCAGTGCTATTGTCGGCGTTAACGTTGGTGGCGTAAGTCTTTGCGACCTGGTTCTCTGCGCTGGCAAACCCTGAAACTCCCGAGAATGCAAACGGCGTAGGCTCGCATGAGCCGGCAGTATTATCTATTCCGCCAGTGCTTGGAGCTGTATTGCCTGTGCTTCCGCTGTTGTCGGAACCATTGTTGCCGTTGTCGTTGTTACCTGAACCATTATTGTTGCCGGTGTCGGTATTGTCGCCGTTGTCGTTATTATTGCTGCCACCCGTATCGGTATTGCCGGTGTTGGTACCACTGTTATCGGTTGCTCCACCATTATTGGTGTTGCTATCGGTGCCTGGTGTGCCCGTGTCTGTATTGGTGTCCACGGACTCGGTGCCGCTTTCAGGGTTTTTGAGAGGTGCCTGAGGTTCGGAACCACATCCTGTCAGGGCGATGGCAAAAGCTCCCACGTAGGCGAGCAAAGTTCGCTTAAGCTTCATAGTCGGTAAATCCTTCCTGAATTGGTCCTTGAGTCTCCCCCCACAGGGAGCCTTTTCATGAAGACCAGCATGACTGAGTTTGGGCTACACCGACATACAGCATCTTTGAGGTCACGGACACCCATGAAATGATCATTATGTCGGAATTATAGCGGATTTGGATGATCAACCCATCGTCGACTTGATC contains the following coding sequences:
- a CDS encoding redoxin domain-containing protein, with amino-acid sequence MKLKRTLLAYVGAFAIALTGCGSEPQAPLKNPESGTESVDTNTDTGTPGTDSNTNNGGATDNSGTNTGNTDTGGSNNNDNGDNTDTGNNNGSGNNDNGNNGSDNSGSTGNTAPSTGGIDNTAGSCEPTPFAFSGVSGFASAENQVAKTYATNVNADNSTDFVIVESYQGAPYNGPTAPGTYELDGSNYADCGLCVLVYKGCTEGANGLQCQKYFYAEQGTVQINELGGAGSTFDIELQNMELVEVTIDSTFTSVPVPSGENWCAHGYNWTTVLDDGDAPAGSTGGSSDGSTGDSSGGSINPGTPGECSAPENGTGTNIGDQIGNFTLTNCNGDSVSLHDSCGSSRITWLIGSATWCGYCPQQIAEARQAQQQVGAENLAFYIIADDVTSQSGCLSYAQSEGVDPSQMLYATQSSAAMNAVLNRVSGIGQGFPMNAIMNGYTMELLYAGDGYAEGLGNQVIEALNQ